In a genomic window of Balaenoptera ricei isolate mBalRic1 chromosome 3, mBalRic1.hap2, whole genome shotgun sequence:
- the SBNO2 gene encoding protein strawberry notch homolog 2 isoform X3: MQMRPGGLRAEGRRAEPPAVMRQLLPPLSRDPAATMSQLRFWLQFAALGKDSSYLDDLSNASIFSSSVDSLSDIADTPDFLPADSLSQVPTIWDVSTGPSAHDKLFLPSGPFTGLEDPVSSLSSTPLLVSYQSQSQPEEDDDAEEDEAEELGHAETYADYVPSKSKLGKQHPDRVVETSTLSSVPPPDITYTLALASSDSGALSALQLEAITYACQQHEVLLPGGQRAGFLIGDGAGVGKGRTVAGIILENYLRGRKKALWFSVSNDLKYDAERDLRDIAAPGIAVHALSKIKYGDNTTSEGVLFATYSALIGESQAGGQHRTRIRQILEWCGEAFNGVIVFDECHKAKNASSTKMGKAVLDLQNKLPLARVVYASATGASEPRNMIYMSRLGIWGEGTPFRTFEEFLHAIEKRGVGAMEIVAMDMKVSGMYIARQLSFSGVTFRIEEIPLAPAFEHIYNRAALLWAEALGVFQQAADWIGLESRKSLWGQFWSAHQRFFKYLCVAAKVRRLVELAREELARDKCVVIGLQSTGEARTREVLGEKEGQLDGFVSAAEGVFLSLIQKHFPSTKRKRERGPGSKRKRRPRGRGAKVPRLACDAAGVIRVSDDSSTESDGGLDSDFHSSPESLMDDDVVIVDTIGLPADDRGPLCPAPRDLHGPGVLERVDRLKQDLLAKVRTLGRELPVNTLDELIDQLGGPECVAEMTGRKGRVVSRSDGTVAFESRAEQGLSIDHVNLREKERFMSGEKLVAIISEASSSGISLQADRRVPNQRRRVHMTLELPWSADRAIQQFGRTHRSNQVSAPEYIFLISELAGERRFASIVAKRLESLGALTHGDRRATESRDLSKYNFENKYGARALSCVLTTILSQTESKVPLPQGYPGGDAVFFRDMKQGLLSVGIGGRESRSGCLDVEKADCSISKFLNRILGLEVHKQNTLFQYFSDTFDHLIAADKKEGKYDMGILDLAPGIDEIYEESQQVFLAPGHPQDGQVVFYKISVDRGLKWEEAYARSLELMGTHDGFYLSYKVRGNKPSCLLAQQNRGKLFTVYKPNIGRQSQLETLDSLCRRFHRVTAEEAREHWESSYTFSLTHCSHTTWNRHCRLVQEGKDCAQGLRLRHHYMLCGALLRVWGRIAAVMADVTSSSYLQIVRLKTKDKKKQVGIKIPEACVRRVLQELQLMDADVKRKQARARGLPALPPAPRPLALPCGPGEVLDLTYSPPAQAFPPPSPFAFPAPAPGPGGLLLGAPDAPADPAALLHQGCDINFKEVLEDMLRSLNAAPPPEPPGPLGAGRGAAGAPEGSGGPERQSVIQFSPPFPNS; encoded by the exons GACTCCTCGTACCTCGATGACCTCTCTAATGCCTCCATCTTCTCCTCGTCCGTGGACTCCCTCTCGGACATCGCAGACACACCTGACTTCCTGCCCGCCGACAGCCTCAGCCAGGTGCCCACCATCTGGGACGTGAGCACTGGCCCCTCCGCCCACGACAAG CTGTTCCTGCCCAGCGGGCCGTTTACAGGCCTTGAGGACCCTGTGTCCTCTCTCTCCAGCACCCCACTTCTCGTCAGCTACCAG TCTCAGAGTCAGCCCGAGGAGGACGATGACGCCGAGGAGGATGAGGCGGAGGAGCTGGGCCACGCGGAGACCTACGCCGACTACGTGCCGTCCAAGT CCAAGCTTGGGAAGCAGCACCCGGACCGCGTGGTGGAGACCAGCACGCTGTCCAGCGTTCCGCCGCCGGACATCACCTACACCCTCGCCCTGGCCTCCTCCGACAGCGGGGCCCTTTCCGCCCTGCAGCTAGAGGCCATCACCTACGCCTGCCAG cAACACGAGGTCCTCCTCCCCGGTGggcagcgcgcgggcttccttATCGGCGATGGCGCGGGTGTGGGCAAGGGCCGCACGGTGGCCGGCATCATCCTGGAGAACTACCTGCGGGGCAGAAAGAAGGCCTTGTG GTTCAGCGTCTCCAACGATCTCAAGTACGACGCGGAGCGCGACCTGCGGGACATCGCCGCCCCTGGCATCGCGGTGCACGCGCTGAGCAAG ATCAAGTACGGCGACAACACTACCTCAGAGGGCGTCCTCTTCGCCACCTACTCCGCCCTGATCGGGGAGAGCCAGGCAGGCGGGCAGCACCGCACGCGCATCCGGCAGATCCTGGAGTGGTGCGGCGAGGCCTTCAACGGCGTG ATTGTGTTTGACGAGTGCCACAAAGCCAAGAACGCCAGCTCCACCAAGATGGGCAAGGCCGTGCTGGACCTGCAGAACAAGCTGCCCCTGGCCAGGGTGGTCTACGCCAGCGCCACAG gtgccTCTGAGCCCCGGAACATGATCTACATGAGCCGCCTGGGTATCTGGGGCGAGGGCACGCCCTTCCGGACCTTCGAGGAGTTTCTGCATGCCATCGAGAAGAG GGGTGTGGGCGCCATGGAGATCGTGGCCATGGACATGAAGGTCAGTGGCATGTACATCGCACGCCAGCTCAGCTTCTCCGGCGTCACCTTCCGCATCGAGGAGATCCCGCTGGCCCCGGCCTTCGAGCACATCTACAACCGGGCGGCCCTGCTG TGGGCCGAGGCCCTGGGCGTGTTCCAGCAGGCCGCTGACTGGATCGGCCTGGAGTCGCGCAAGTCCCTGTGGGGCCAGTTCTGGTCGGCCCACCAGCGCTTCTTCAAGTACCTATGTGTTGCCGCCAAGGTGCGCCGGCTGGTGGAGCTGGCCCGGGAGGAGCTGGCCCGGGACAAG TGCGTGGTTATTGGGCTGCAGTCCACGGGTGAGGCGCGTACCCGGGAGGTGCTGGGCGAGAAGGAGGGCCAGCTTGATGGCTTCGTGTCCGCTGCCGA AGGCGTCTTTCTGTCGCTAATTCAGAAGCACTTTCCTTCAACCAAGAGGAAGCGAGAGAGAGGACCGGGCAGTAAGCGAAAAC GGCGGCCGCGGGGCCGCGGGGCCAAGGTGCCCAGGCTGGCGTGTGACGCAGCGGGCGTGATCCGCGTCAGTGACGACAGCAGCACGGAGTCGGATGGCGGCCTGGACAGCGACTTCCACTCCTCCCCCGAGTCCCTGATGGACGACGACGTGGTCATCGTGGACACCATCGGGCTCCCGGCCGACGACCGCG GCCCCCTGTGTCCCGCACCGCGGGACCTGCACGGCCCCGGTGTCCTGGAGCGGGTGGACCGGCTGAAGCAGGACCTGCTGGCCAAGGTGCGGACGCTGGGCCGGGAGCTGCCCGTCAACACCCTGGACGAGCTCATTGACCAGCTTGGGGGTCCGGAGTGCGTGGCGGAG ATGACCGGCAGGAAGGGCCGCGTAGTGTCCAGGTCCGACGGGACAGTGGCCTTCGAGTCCCGGGCGGAGCAGGGCCTCTCCATCGACCACGTGAACCTCAGGGAGAAGGAGCGCTTCATGAGCGGAGAGAAG CTCGTGGCCATCATCTCAGAGGCCTCCAGCTCCGGCATCTCCCTCCAAGCCGACCGCCGGGTCCCCAACCAGCGGCGCAGGGTGCACATGACACTGGAGCTGCCCTGGAGCGCCGACCGGGCCATCCAGCAGTTTG GCCGGACCCACCGCTCCAACCAGGTCTCCGCGCCTGAGTACATCTTCCTTATCTCGGAGCTGGCCGGGGAGCGCAGGTTTGCCTCCATCGTGGCCAAGCGGCTGGAGAGCCTG GGGGCTCTGACCCACGGGGACCGCCGAGCCACCGAGTCCCGTGACCTGAGCAAGTACAACTTTGAGAACAAG TACGGCGCCCGGGCGCTCAGCTGCGTCCTCACCACCATCCTAAGCCAGACAGAGAGCAAGGTGCCGCTGCCCCAGGGCTACCCTGGAGGGGACGCCGTCTTCTTTCGCG ACATGAAGCAGGGGCTGCTGTCGGTCGGCATCGGCGGGCGCGAGTCCCGGTCCGGCTGCCTGGACGTGGAGAAGG CAGACTGCTCCATCAGCAAGTTCCTCAACCGCATCCTGGGGCTGGAGGTGCACAAGCAGAACACGCTCTTCCAGTACTTCTCCGACACCTTCGACCACCTCATCGCCGCCGACAAGAAGGAGGGCAAATACGACATGGGCATCCTGG ACCTGGCCCCCGGCATTGACGAGATCTACGAGGAGAGCCAGCAGGTGTTCCTGGCCCCCGGGCACCCGCAGGATGGGCAGGTGGTCTTCTATAAG ATCAGCGTGGACCGCGGCCTGAAGTGGGAGGAGGCCTATGCCCGGTCGCTGGAGCTGATGGGCACCCACGACGGCTTCTACCTCTCCTACAAG GTCCGCGGCAACAAGCCCAGCTGCCTGCTGGCCCAGCAGAACCGCGGCAAGCTCTTCACCGTGTACAAGCCCAACATCGGTCGGCAGAGCCAGCTGGAGACCTTGGACAGCCTGTGCCGGAGGTTCCACCGG GTGACAGCGGAGGAGGCCAGAGAGCACTGGGAGAGCAGCTACACCTTCTCGCTGACACACTGCAGCCACACCACGTG GAACCGGCACTGCCGGCTGGTGCAGGAGGGCAAGGACTGCGCGCAGGGCCTGAGGCTGCGACACCACTACATGCTGTGCGGGGCCCTGCTGCGCGTGTGGGGCCGCATCGCCGCCGTCATGGCCGACGTCACCAGCAGCAGCTACCTGCAGATCGTGCGCCTCAAGACCAAGGACAAGAAGAAGCAAGTTG GCATCAAGATCCCCGAGGCTTGCGTGCGCCGCGTCCTGCAGGAGCTGCAGCTCATGGACGCCGATGTGAAGCGCAAGCAGGCGCGCGCCCGGGGTCTCCCCGCGCTGCCGCCCGCCCCACGCCCGCTCGCACTGCCCTGTGGCCCCGGCGAGGTCCTGGACCTCACGTACAGTCCGCCGGCCCAGGCCTTCCCGCCGCCCTCGCCCTTCGCCTTCCCGGCCCCGGCCCCTGGCCCCGGCGGCCTGCTGCTGGGTGCCCCCGATGCCCCGGCTGACCCCGCGGCGCTCCTGCACCAGGGTTGCGACATCAACTTCAAGGAGGTGCTGGAGGATATGCTGCGCTCCCTCAACGCCGCGCCGCCCCCTGAGCCCCCCGGCCCGCTGGGCGCCGGCAGGGGGGCAGCAGGCGCGCCAGAGGGCAGTGGGGGCCCCGAGCGGCAGAGCGTCATCCAGTTCAGCCCCCCCTTCCCCAACTCCTAG
- the SBNO2 gene encoding protein strawberry notch homolog 2 isoform X2: MPLRPGSWSPPMLAVGPTMDGEFPPHEPPPAGSVLYSPPPLQTPLCGPSVQDAMLHYPWWNSFSPTPYPAFSSESHQFMNSSFIVGQPCMDTSYGPAAATPSFPPKSSDFPQDSSYLDDLSNASIFSSSVDSLSDIADTPDFLPADSLSQVPTIWDVSTGPSAHDKLFLPSGPFTGLEDPVSSLSSTPLLVSYQSQSQPEEDDDAEEDEAEELGHAETYADYVPSKSKLGKQHPDRVVETSTLSSVPPPDITYTLALASSDSGALSALQLEAITYACQQHEVLLPGGQRAGFLIGDGAGVGKGRTVAGIILENYLRGRKKALWFSVSNDLKYDAERDLRDIAAPGIAVHALSKIKYGDNTTSEGVLFATYSALIGESQAGGQHRTRIRQILEWCGEAFNGVIVFDECHKAKNASSTKMGKAVLDLQNKLPLARVVYASATGASEPRNMIYMSRLGIWGEGTPFRTFEEFLHAIEKRGVGAMEIVAMDMKVSGMYIARQLSFSGVTFRIEEIPLAPAFEHIYNRAALLWAEALGVFQQAADWIGLESRKSLWGQFWSAHQRFFKYLCVAAKVRRLVELAREELARDKCVVIGLQSTGEARTREVLGEKEGQLDGFVSAAEGVFLSLIQKHFPSTKRKRERGPGSKRKRRPRGRGAKVPRLACDAAGVIRVSDDSSTESDGGLDSDFHSSPESLMDDDVVIVDTIGLPADDRGPLCPAPRDLHGPGVLERVDRLKQDLLAKVRTLGRELPVNTLDELIDQLGGPECVAEMTGRKGRVVSRSDGTVAFESRAEQGLSIDHVNLREKERFMSGEKLVAIISEASSSGISLQADRRVPNQRRRVHMTLELPWSADRAIQQFGRTHRSNQVSAPEYIFLISELAGERRFASIVAKRLESLGALTHGDRRATESRDLSKYNFENKYGARALSCVLTTILSQTESKVPLPQGYPGGDAVFFRDMKQGLLSVGIGGRESRSGCLDVEKDCSISKFLNRILGLEVHKQNTLFQYFSDTFDHLIAADKKEGKYDMGILDLAPGIDEIYEESQQVFLAPGHPQDGQVVFYKISVDRGLKWEEAYARSLELMGTHDGFYLSYKVRGNKPSCLLAQQNRGKLFTVYKPNIGRQSQLETLDSLCRRFHRVTAEEAREHWESSYTFSLTHCSHTTWNRHCRLVQEGKDCAQGLRLRHHYMLCGALLRVWGRIAAVMADVTSSSYLQIVRLKTKDKKKQVGIKIPEACVRRVLQELQLMDADVKRKQARARGLPALPPAPRPLALPCGPGEVLDLTYSPPAQAFPPPSPFAFPAPAPGPGGLLLGAPDAPADPAALLHQGCDINFKEVLEDMLRSLNAAPPPEPPGPLGAGRGAAGAPEGSGGPERQSVIQFSPPFPNS; encoded by the exons GACTCCTCGTACCTCGATGACCTCTCTAATGCCTCCATCTTCTCCTCGTCCGTGGACTCCCTCTCGGACATCGCAGACACACCTGACTTCCTGCCCGCCGACAGCCTCAGCCAGGTGCCCACCATCTGGGACGTGAGCACTGGCCCCTCCGCCCACGACAAG CTGTTCCTGCCCAGCGGGCCGTTTACAGGCCTTGAGGACCCTGTGTCCTCTCTCTCCAGCACCCCACTTCTCGTCAGCTACCAG TCTCAGAGTCAGCCCGAGGAGGACGATGACGCCGAGGAGGATGAGGCGGAGGAGCTGGGCCACGCGGAGACCTACGCCGACTACGTGCCGTCCAAGT CCAAGCTTGGGAAGCAGCACCCGGACCGCGTGGTGGAGACCAGCACGCTGTCCAGCGTTCCGCCGCCGGACATCACCTACACCCTCGCCCTGGCCTCCTCCGACAGCGGGGCCCTTTCCGCCCTGCAGCTAGAGGCCATCACCTACGCCTGCCAG cAACACGAGGTCCTCCTCCCCGGTGggcagcgcgcgggcttccttATCGGCGATGGCGCGGGTGTGGGCAAGGGCCGCACGGTGGCCGGCATCATCCTGGAGAACTACCTGCGGGGCAGAAAGAAGGCCTTGTG GTTCAGCGTCTCCAACGATCTCAAGTACGACGCGGAGCGCGACCTGCGGGACATCGCCGCCCCTGGCATCGCGGTGCACGCGCTGAGCAAG ATCAAGTACGGCGACAACACTACCTCAGAGGGCGTCCTCTTCGCCACCTACTCCGCCCTGATCGGGGAGAGCCAGGCAGGCGGGCAGCACCGCACGCGCATCCGGCAGATCCTGGAGTGGTGCGGCGAGGCCTTCAACGGCGTG ATTGTGTTTGACGAGTGCCACAAAGCCAAGAACGCCAGCTCCACCAAGATGGGCAAGGCCGTGCTGGACCTGCAGAACAAGCTGCCCCTGGCCAGGGTGGTCTACGCCAGCGCCACAG gtgccTCTGAGCCCCGGAACATGATCTACATGAGCCGCCTGGGTATCTGGGGCGAGGGCACGCCCTTCCGGACCTTCGAGGAGTTTCTGCATGCCATCGAGAAGAG GGGTGTGGGCGCCATGGAGATCGTGGCCATGGACATGAAGGTCAGTGGCATGTACATCGCACGCCAGCTCAGCTTCTCCGGCGTCACCTTCCGCATCGAGGAGATCCCGCTGGCCCCGGCCTTCGAGCACATCTACAACCGGGCGGCCCTGCTG TGGGCCGAGGCCCTGGGCGTGTTCCAGCAGGCCGCTGACTGGATCGGCCTGGAGTCGCGCAAGTCCCTGTGGGGCCAGTTCTGGTCGGCCCACCAGCGCTTCTTCAAGTACCTATGTGTTGCCGCCAAGGTGCGCCGGCTGGTGGAGCTGGCCCGGGAGGAGCTGGCCCGGGACAAG TGCGTGGTTATTGGGCTGCAGTCCACGGGTGAGGCGCGTACCCGGGAGGTGCTGGGCGAGAAGGAGGGCCAGCTTGATGGCTTCGTGTCCGCTGCCGA AGGCGTCTTTCTGTCGCTAATTCAGAAGCACTTTCCTTCAACCAAGAGGAAGCGAGAGAGAGGACCGGGCAGTAAGCGAAAAC GGCGGCCGCGGGGCCGCGGGGCCAAGGTGCCCAGGCTGGCGTGTGACGCAGCGGGCGTGATCCGCGTCAGTGACGACAGCAGCACGGAGTCGGATGGCGGCCTGGACAGCGACTTCCACTCCTCCCCCGAGTCCCTGATGGACGACGACGTGGTCATCGTGGACACCATCGGGCTCCCGGCCGACGACCGCG GCCCCCTGTGTCCCGCACCGCGGGACCTGCACGGCCCCGGTGTCCTGGAGCGGGTGGACCGGCTGAAGCAGGACCTGCTGGCCAAGGTGCGGACGCTGGGCCGGGAGCTGCCCGTCAACACCCTGGACGAGCTCATTGACCAGCTTGGGGGTCCGGAGTGCGTGGCGGAG ATGACCGGCAGGAAGGGCCGCGTAGTGTCCAGGTCCGACGGGACAGTGGCCTTCGAGTCCCGGGCGGAGCAGGGCCTCTCCATCGACCACGTGAACCTCAGGGAGAAGGAGCGCTTCATGAGCGGAGAGAAG CTCGTGGCCATCATCTCAGAGGCCTCCAGCTCCGGCATCTCCCTCCAAGCCGACCGCCGGGTCCCCAACCAGCGGCGCAGGGTGCACATGACACTGGAGCTGCCCTGGAGCGCCGACCGGGCCATCCAGCAGTTTG GCCGGACCCACCGCTCCAACCAGGTCTCCGCGCCTGAGTACATCTTCCTTATCTCGGAGCTGGCCGGGGAGCGCAGGTTTGCCTCCATCGTGGCCAAGCGGCTGGAGAGCCTG GGGGCTCTGACCCACGGGGACCGCCGAGCCACCGAGTCCCGTGACCTGAGCAAGTACAACTTTGAGAACAAG TACGGCGCCCGGGCGCTCAGCTGCGTCCTCACCACCATCCTAAGCCAGACAGAGAGCAAGGTGCCGCTGCCCCAGGGCTACCCTGGAGGGGACGCCGTCTTCTTTCGCG ACATGAAGCAGGGGCTGCTGTCGGTCGGCATCGGCGGGCGCGAGTCCCGGTCCGGCTGCCTGGACGTGGAGAAGG ACTGCTCCATCAGCAAGTTCCTCAACCGCATCCTGGGGCTGGAGGTGCACAAGCAGAACACGCTCTTCCAGTACTTCTCCGACACCTTCGACCACCTCATCGCCGCCGACAAGAAGGAGGGCAAATACGACATGGGCATCCTGG ACCTGGCCCCCGGCATTGACGAGATCTACGAGGAGAGCCAGCAGGTGTTCCTGGCCCCCGGGCACCCGCAGGATGGGCAGGTGGTCTTCTATAAG ATCAGCGTGGACCGCGGCCTGAAGTGGGAGGAGGCCTATGCCCGGTCGCTGGAGCTGATGGGCACCCACGACGGCTTCTACCTCTCCTACAAG GTCCGCGGCAACAAGCCCAGCTGCCTGCTGGCCCAGCAGAACCGCGGCAAGCTCTTCACCGTGTACAAGCCCAACATCGGTCGGCAGAGCCAGCTGGAGACCTTGGACAGCCTGTGCCGGAGGTTCCACCGG GTGACAGCGGAGGAGGCCAGAGAGCACTGGGAGAGCAGCTACACCTTCTCGCTGACACACTGCAGCCACACCACGTG GAACCGGCACTGCCGGCTGGTGCAGGAGGGCAAGGACTGCGCGCAGGGCCTGAGGCTGCGACACCACTACATGCTGTGCGGGGCCCTGCTGCGCGTGTGGGGCCGCATCGCCGCCGTCATGGCCGACGTCACCAGCAGCAGCTACCTGCAGATCGTGCGCCTCAAGACCAAGGACAAGAAGAAGCAAGTTG GCATCAAGATCCCCGAGGCTTGCGTGCGCCGCGTCCTGCAGGAGCTGCAGCTCATGGACGCCGATGTGAAGCGCAAGCAGGCGCGCGCCCGGGGTCTCCCCGCGCTGCCGCCCGCCCCACGCCCGCTCGCACTGCCCTGTGGCCCCGGCGAGGTCCTGGACCTCACGTACAGTCCGCCGGCCCAGGCCTTCCCGCCGCCCTCGCCCTTCGCCTTCCCGGCCCCGGCCCCTGGCCCCGGCGGCCTGCTGCTGGGTGCCCCCGATGCCCCGGCTGACCCCGCGGCGCTCCTGCACCAGGGTTGCGACATCAACTTCAAGGAGGTGCTGGAGGATATGCTGCGCTCCCTCAACGCCGCGCCGCCCCCTGAGCCCCCCGGCCCGCTGGGCGCCGGCAGGGGGGCAGCAGGCGCGCCAGAGGGCAGTGGGGGCCCCGAGCGGCAGAGCGTCATCCAGTTCAGCCCCCCCTTCCCCAACTCCTAG